The Aliiroseovarius pelagivivens genome contains a region encoding:
- a CDS encoding mannitol dehydrogenase family protein: MKLNNATLSQLPESVLRPRYDRARLKPGIVHIGVGNFHRAHQAWYLHRLMQQGDALDWAIIGAGVRQYDASMREKLLTQDCLTTLIELDPSSSTAEVIGSMIDYLPIEEGNGALIERMARSDIRIVAMTVTEGGYFIDPATKGFDPTHPDIVHDYQNPATPRTAFGAIVAALRLRRENGIGPFTCLCCDNLQGNGDVLRQTIVSLARLADPDLANWIDENCTFPNSMVDSIVPATGPNELALAHQLGIDDMTPVTHENFRQWVMEDDFCAGRPNWENVGAIFTDDVHSYEAMKIRILNGGHQVIAVPGEVLSVKTIADCIGHDLISRFFTKVALEEIAPLVKPVPGMATNEYVGLVHKRFSNPKIIDTTRRVAFDGSSRHPGFVIPSIREGLAKGSPIEGLALVEAAWARMCEGTREDGSKIEPNDPNWDDLNAKALDARENPNAWFEMRKIYGDLVDEHRFTDSLARWLGLIWEDGLEAAISTYLET, encoded by the coding sequence ATGAAATTGAACAACGCTACACTTAGTCAGCTCCCCGAGTCCGTCCTGCGTCCGCGCTATGACCGCGCGCGGCTGAAACCCGGGATTGTTCACATAGGCGTTGGCAATTTTCATCGTGCCCACCAAGCATGGTATTTGCATCGCCTGATGCAACAGGGCGACGCGCTTGATTGGGCGATCATTGGCGCGGGAGTTCGTCAATATGACGCCAGCATGCGGGAAAAGCTGCTGACGCAGGACTGTCTGACAACGCTGATTGAACTGGACCCATCGTCGTCGACTGCGGAAGTAATCGGCTCAATGATTGATTACCTTCCCATTGAGGAAGGCAATGGCGCACTGATCGAACGAATGGCGCGGTCAGACATCCGTATCGTAGCGATGACCGTGACCGAGGGTGGGTACTTTATCGACCCAGCTACTAAGGGATTTGACCCGACGCACCCAGACATTGTCCACGACTATCAAAACCCAGCTACACCAAGAACCGCGTTCGGAGCGATTGTTGCAGCCCTTCGTCTGCGCCGCGAAAACGGTATTGGCCCCTTTACGTGCCTATGCTGCGACAACCTGCAGGGCAACGGGGATGTGCTGCGCCAAACTATTGTGTCTTTGGCGCGTTTGGCAGATCCAGATCTTGCAAACTGGATTGATGAAAACTGCACATTCCCAAATTCCATGGTCGACAGCATTGTACCTGCCACCGGCCCGAACGAGTTGGCGTTGGCGCATCAACTGGGGATCGATGATATGACCCCCGTGACCCATGAGAACTTCCGCCAATGGGTGATGGAGGACGACTTTTGCGCGGGACGCCCGAACTGGGAAAACGTCGGCGCGATCTTTACGGATGATGTCCACAGTTACGAAGCGATGAAGATACGAATTTTGAACGGCGGTCATCAGGTGATCGCAGTTCCAGGCGAAGTTCTCTCGGTCAAGACGATTGCAGATTGTATAGGGCACGATCTGATCAGTCGGTTCTTTACCAAAGTCGCGCTAGAAGAAATCGCCCCGCTGGTCAAACCTGTCCCGGGCATGGCCACAAATGAATATGTCGGGTTGGTTCACAAGCGGTTCTCGAACCCCAAGATCATTGACACAACCCGTCGGGTAGCTTTCGACGGCTCCTCTCGTCATCCCGGCTTTGTCATCCCTTCAATCCGTGAAGGTCTGGCGAAGGGCAGTCCAATCGAAGGGCTTGCCCTGGTCGAAGCAGCCTGGGCACGTATGTGCGAAGGTACACGTGAAGATGGCAGCAAGATTGAGCCCAATGATCCAAACTGGGACGACTTGAATGCCAAGGCATTGGACGCCCGCGAAAACCCAAACGCGTGGTTTGAGATGCGCAAAATATACGGGGATCTTGTAGACGAGCATCGGTTCACCGACAGCCTCGCGCGATGGCTCGGCTTGATTTGGGAAGACGGGTTGGAAGCGGCGATCTCGACCTACCTAGAAACCTAA
- a CDS encoding L-iditol 2-dehydrogenase gives MNRLDGKTALITGAARGIGLAFAKAYAAEGAQVAIADINFERARDAAAEIGDAAFAVEMDVTRQDSIDAAIDETVSASGQIDILINNAAVFTAAPIVDITREDYARVFDINVAGTLFTLQAVARHMIEQGIRGKIINMASQAGRRGEPLVATYCASKAAVISLTQSAGLNLIAHGINVNAIAPGVVDGEHWDGVDAFFAKYEGKALGQKKKEVGEAVPFGRMAQAEDLTGMAIFLASQDADYIVAQTYNVDGGNWMS, from the coding sequence ATGAACCGTCTGGATGGCAAAACTGCACTGATAACGGGGGCCGCCCGGGGGATCGGGTTGGCCTTCGCCAAAGCCTATGCGGCCGAGGGGGCGCAGGTTGCCATTGCGGACATCAACTTTGAACGGGCGCGTGATGCCGCAGCCGAAATCGGCGACGCAGCATTTGCCGTTGAAATGGATGTCACCCGACAAGACAGCATTGATGCTGCAATTGATGAAACGGTGTCGGCCTCTGGTCAGATAGACATCCTGATCAACAACGCTGCCGTGTTCACCGCTGCACCGATCGTCGATATCACGCGTGAAGACTATGCGCGGGTCTTCGACATCAATGTTGCCGGAACCTTGTTCACCCTGCAGGCCGTTGCTCGTCACATGATCGAGCAAGGCATTAGGGGCAAGATCATCAACATGGCCAGTCAGGCTGGTCGTCGGGGTGAACCCTTAGTTGCCACCTATTGCGCTTCCAAAGCTGCCGTCATCAGTTTGACCCAATCCGCCGGTCTGAACCTCATCGCGCACGGGATTAACGTGAATGCGATCGCCCCGGGGGTCGTGGACGGTGAACACTGGGATGGTGTTGATGCCTTCTTTGCCAAATACGAGGGTAAGGCCTTGGGGCAAAAGAAAAAGGAAGTTGGCGAAGCCGTCCCATTCGGGCGCATGGCACAGGCCGAAGACCTAACCGGGATGGCGATTTTTCTCGCCTCACAAGACGCCGACTACATCGTTGCACAGACCTACAATGTCGATGGCGGAAACTGGATGAGCTGA
- a CDS encoding carbohydrate ABC transporter permease, whose product MLIPLGMTLYFSFIRYVLNSLRRPEWTSPSLSNWRGFGNYEFVLKSKDFLLAIQNSLFIVCSILFLTVILGVLIAVLINKSFPGQGIVRVLLISPFFVMPAVNAVLWINMILDPVLGLQGIAVGGINDILDGLRQMPVLGGFFSLWPEFEPISFRATQTSAIAVIMMVTWQWTPFAVLIFMTSLQSEDQQQKEAAVLDGASTWSQFRFLTLPHLGRPIAIVVMIQAIFHLSLYAEIEIVSRGNGNKNLPYLIGEFANNNIGAASATGIFAVILANIVAIFLLRMVGKTLME is encoded by the coding sequence ATGCTTATCCCACTTGGGATGACGCTTTACTTCTCGTTCATCCGGTATGTGCTGAATAGCCTTCGCCGCCCGGAATGGACGTCGCCAAGTCTGAGCAACTGGCGTGGGTTCGGTAACTATGAATTTGTTCTGAAATCCAAAGACTTCCTGCTCGCCATTCAAAACAGCCTCTTCATCGTGTGCAGCATCCTGTTTCTAACCGTCATTCTAGGCGTGCTGATTGCGGTCCTGATCAACAAGAGCTTTCCGGGACAAGGGATCGTCCGCGTACTGCTGATTTCACCGTTCTTCGTAATGCCCGCGGTTAATGCAGTCCTTTGGATCAACATGATCCTTGATCCTGTTCTGGGTTTGCAGGGGATCGCAGTTGGCGGGATAAACGACATCTTGGATGGGCTACGACAAATGCCCGTTCTCGGCGGCTTCTTCTCGCTTTGGCCGGAATTTGAACCGATTTCGTTCCGCGCAACCCAAACATCCGCCATCGCGGTGATCATGATGGTGACCTGGCAATGGACGCCCTTTGCGGTCCTTATCTTCATGACCTCGCTTCAATCCGAGGACCAGCAACAAAAAGAAGCTGCTGTTCTGGATGGCGCAAGCACCTGGTCGCAGTTCCGGTTTCTGACACTGCCGCATCTGGGGCGCCCGATTGCCATCGTGGTTATGATCCAGGCGATTTTTCACCTGTCGCTATATGCGGAAATCGAAATCGTAAGCCGAGGCAACGGAAACAAGAACCTGCCTTACCTAATCGGCGAATTCGCCAACAACAATATCGGCGCAGCCAGTGCCACCGGCATCTTCGCCGTAATCCTCGCCAACATCGTCGCGATCTTCCTGCTGCGCATGGTTGGCAAGACCTTGATGGAATAG
- a CDS encoding LacI family DNA-binding transcriptional regulator — MTDQKIKNMEDFAAVSGISRPTISKYFNDPDSVRKSTREKIETALEKHDYRPNIYAVNQNRRQTKNIGLVVPNLTDPFFAGFARTIEGLVVEAGFNPLLLSSHGGPEQELANLDSLRSIKPAAVLMAPLGRASLVERVAEFTNEVPTVLFDANLEGIGEAFFGSDNNQSISLIVDYLCRSGEPPVFFELKAPINPNAYKRRTAYIDAMERLGHEPNLIQVDGQGWNFEEIGFREGERILTNQRLPSNTILCSNDRLAIGLLSAAFENGLKVGLDAGASLRIAGHDDHPFSRFTCPSLTTVSQDYEAIAARSVETVLSLVDSRERPKTREEILFEGKLVMRGSA; from the coding sequence ATGACGGATCAAAAAATCAAGAACATGGAGGACTTTGCCGCGGTTAGCGGGATCTCCCGTCCGACGATTTCTAAGTATTTCAATGATCCGGATAGCGTGCGGAAGTCCACCCGCGAGAAAATCGAGACTGCGCTAGAGAAACACGATTATCGGCCGAACATTTATGCGGTCAATCAGAACCGACGTCAGACCAAGAACATTGGTTTGGTGGTCCCCAATTTGACCGACCCCTTTTTCGCCGGGTTTGCTCGAACAATTGAAGGGCTAGTTGTCGAGGCTGGTTTTAATCCGCTGCTTCTCAGTTCTCATGGTGGACCAGAGCAAGAGCTTGCCAACCTCGACAGCCTTCGATCCATCAAACCAGCTGCTGTTCTGATGGCACCACTTGGTCGGGCATCGCTGGTAGAGCGGGTTGCGGAGTTCACCAATGAAGTCCCAACCGTGTTGTTTGACGCCAACCTTGAAGGAATTGGAGAGGCGTTCTTTGGTTCGGACAACAATCAAAGTATCAGCTTGATTGTAGATTATCTGTGTCGATCAGGAGAACCGCCGGTGTTCTTTGAGTTGAAGGCACCAATCAACCCAAACGCATACAAAAGGCGCACCGCCTATATCGACGCGATGGAGCGGTTGGGGCATGAACCAAACCTGATCCAGGTCGATGGACAGGGGTGGAACTTTGAAGAGATCGGTTTTCGCGAGGGGGAACGGATCCTAACAAATCAACGGCTCCCCTCAAACACGATTTTGTGCTCAAACGACCGGCTCGCAATTGGTCTGCTGTCGGCTGCATTTGAAAACGGTCTAAAGGTCGGCCTGGATGCGGGGGCTTCCCTTAGAATTGCGGGGCATGATGATCACCCATTCTCGCGCTTTACGTGCCCAAGTTTGACGACAGTCTCGCAAGATTATGAGGCCATCGCCGCACGAAGTGTCGAGACGGTCTTGTCCTTGGTCGATTCTAGGGAACGTCCAAAAACGCGCGAAGAAATACTATTCGAGGGCAAGTTGGTTATGCGTGGTTCCGCATAA
- a CDS encoding ABC transporter ATP-binding protein: MGRIVLDQVSKKFGDVEVIPPLDLTIEDGEFAVFVGPSGCGKSTLLRMIAGLEDLTSGNVEIDGEVVTEVPPSKRGLAMVFQSYALYPHMTVRKNIGFPLRMEKMPQDEIDKRVEAAAQSLNLNDYLDRKPGQLSGGQRQRVAIGRAIVRDPSAFLFDEPLSNLDAALRVGMRLEISEMHERMQTTMIYVTHDQVEAMTMANKIVVLQAGVIEQVGSPLELYHKPQNVFVAGFIGSPKMNIFSGPEAEKLGAHTIGIRPEHTDVSMTEGTWKGTVGVAEHLGSDTFIHVHDTGLADMITVRITGDISVKHGDDIYLTPQADQIHKFDAQGLRIE; the protein is encoded by the coding sequence ATGGGACGTATTGTACTCGATCAAGTATCCAAAAAGTTCGGTGACGTCGAAGTCATCCCGCCGCTGGACCTGACCATCGAAGATGGAGAGTTTGCTGTTTTCGTCGGCCCGTCGGGCTGCGGTAAATCCACGCTTCTGCGCATGATTGCGGGTCTTGAGGATCTGACGTCCGGCAACGTCGAAATCGACGGCGAGGTCGTGACCGAGGTTCCGCCGTCGAAACGTGGCTTGGCCATGGTGTTCCAGTCCTACGCGCTTTATCCGCATATGACGGTGCGCAAGAATATCGGTTTCCCGCTCCGCATGGAAAAGATGCCTCAGGACGAGATCGACAAACGTGTCGAAGCCGCCGCACAGTCTTTGAACCTGAACGACTATCTGGACCGCAAACCGGGGCAGCTTTCAGGTGGTCAGCGTCAGCGGGTCGCCATTGGACGCGCGATCGTACGTGACCCCTCGGCATTCCTGTTTGACGAACCTCTGTCGAACCTTGATGCCGCATTGCGCGTCGGCATGCGTCTGGAAATCAGCGAGATGCACGAACGCATGCAGACGACCATGATCTATGTGACGCATGATCAGGTCGAAGCGATGACAATGGCCAACAAGATCGTCGTGCTTCAGGCTGGTGTGATCGAGCAGGTCGGCTCGCCGTTAGAGCTGTATCACAAACCTCAGAATGTGTTCGTGGCAGGTTTCATCGGCTCGCCGAAGATGAACATCTTCTCTGGTCCAGAGGCTGAAAAACTGGGTGCGCACACCATCGGCATCCGTCCAGAGCACACTGACGTCAGCATGACTGAAGGCACCTGGAAGGGCACCGTGGGTGTTGCGGAACACCTTGGGTCAGACACATTTATCCACGTTCACGACACCGGGCTGGCGGACATGATCACTGTGCGCATCACCGGGGATATCTCGGTAAAACACGGGGATGATATTTACCTGACCCCACAAGCCGACCAGATCCACAAATTCGACGCACAAGGACTGCGGATCGAATGA
- a CDS encoding ABC transporter substrate-binding protein gives MSFKNALCAASAIALLGGTAATADSLTIAIVNNGHMINMQKVAEAYTAETGVELNWVSLEEGVLREQVTSDTATGGGQYDIINIGMQEAPIWGAAGWIEPLSFSAEYDVDDILPAMRNGLSHEGTLYAAPFYGESSMVMYRKDLADAAGVTIADNDSWDNVKAAAAAIHDPDNGVYGACLRGKPGWGDNMAFITTVVNSFGGAWFDADMKPALDSAEWNAAINFYVDLLGNYGPPGSEGNSFNEILALYNEGKCGMWIDATIAASFLEVDGVAYAQSPNAGNPVGANWLWAWAMAIPAGSPNAEAAGDFIEWATSKDYVKAVGNHPDFGWGSVPTGQRASTYAIPEFQAAAGFAAAELAAIDSAAPEATDLKPYVGVQFAAIPEFPEVGSAVAQEMAAALSGAKSVEDALAASQAAADAIMREAGYYE, from the coding sequence ATGTCTTTTAAGAATGCACTTTGCGCAGCAAGCGCAATTGCCCTTTTGGGGGGAACAGCTGCGACCGCTGACAGCCTGACAATCGCGATCGTAAACAACGGTCACATGATCAACATGCAAAAAGTCGCCGAGGCTTATACTGCGGAAACCGGGGTCGAACTCAATTGGGTTTCTCTGGAAGAAGGCGTCCTGCGCGAGCAGGTCACCTCGGACACCGCGACAGGTGGCGGTCAGTATGACATCATCAACATCGGCATGCAGGAAGCACCTATCTGGGGTGCGGCTGGATGGATCGAACCGCTGAGCTTCAGCGCCGAATACGATGTGGACGATATCCTGCCTGCCATGCGCAATGGTTTGTCGCATGAAGGCACGCTTTATGCCGCGCCGTTTTATGGTGAATCGTCGATGGTTATGTATCGCAAAGACTTGGCTGACGCAGCCGGAGTGACCATTGCCGACAACGACAGCTGGGACAACGTCAAAGCCGCTGCGGCTGCAATTCACGATCCGGATAATGGCGTTTACGGTGCCTGCCTGCGCGGCAAGCCGGGCTGGGGCGACAACATGGCGTTCATCACCACAGTTGTTAACTCTTTCGGTGGTGCTTGGTTCGATGCGGACATGAAGCCTGCTCTGGATAGCGCCGAATGGAATGCCGCCATCAACTTCTACGTCGACCTGCTTGGCAACTATGGCCCTCCGGGCTCGGAAGGCAACTCGTTCAACGAGATCCTTGCGCTTTATAACGAAGGCAAGTGTGGCATGTGGATCGACGCGACCATCGCGGCTTCGTTCCTTGAAGTTGACGGTGTTGCCTACGCTCAATCGCCGAACGCTGGCAACCCTGTTGGGGCCAACTGGCTGTGGGCATGGGCAATGGCGATCCCCGCCGGTTCGCCGAACGCTGAAGCCGCTGGTGACTTCATCGAGTGGGCAACGTCGAAAGACTATGTGAAAGCCGTTGGTAACCACCCGGACTTCGGTTGGGGTTCTGTTCCGACCGGTCAGCGTGCATCGACCTATGCGATCCCTGAGTTCCAGGCCGCAGCGGGTTTTGCAGCTGCTGAACTGGCAGCGATCGACAGCGCCGCACCTGAAGCAACCGATCTGAAGCCTTACGTCGGCGTTCAGTTCGCCGCCATCCCGGAATTCCCGGAAGTGGGTTCGGCTGTTGCTCAGGAAATGGCCGCTGCTCTGTCCGGCGCCAAGTCGGTTGAAGATGCCCTAGCAGCATCGCAAGCCGCAGCTGATGCGATCATGCGTGAAGCGGGTTACTACGAGTAA
- a CDS encoding dioxygenase family protein, with protein sequence MRNVTKDNITDVFMSYLAEDSDPRVREVMGALVKHLHEFARETNLTHDEWRKGIEFLQGCAAVESEERHEFVLASDVLGLSSLVDMLHSSPEATSSSVLGPFHVSGAPPLAFGGDMKRHYGGPILLAEGTIKDTDGNPIAGAQLDIWQTAPNGKYASQDEEQDTYSFHGLMTVGDDGRYAFTTVKPVEYTVPDDGPVGDILHICGRHPWRPSHLHYIVTAPGYRSLVTEIFPDDDPYLDQDTVFGVRDDLVMTYVKKPASEFPEGMEISGAVAEDFLHVEFDVTLMSED encoded by the coding sequence ATGCGCAACGTCACCAAAGATAATATCACCGACGTCTTTATGAGCTATCTGGCCGAGGACAGCGATCCGCGCGTACGAGAGGTCATGGGCGCACTGGTCAAGCACCTGCACGAGTTCGCACGCGAAACCAACCTGACCCATGACGAGTGGCGCAAAGGCATCGAGTTCCTTCAAGGCTGCGCGGCGGTTGAGAGCGAAGAACGTCACGAGTTTGTTCTCGCTTCTGATGTGCTTGGCCTGTCGTCTCTGGTTGACATGCTGCATTCCAGCCCGGAAGCAACGTCGTCCTCTGTGCTTGGTCCATTTCATGTGTCTGGTGCTCCGCCCCTTGCGTTTGGTGGCGACATGAAGCGCCACTATGGCGGCCCCATTCTGCTGGCTGAGGGTACGATCAAAGACACCGATGGTAACCCAATCGCCGGAGCACAGCTGGATATTTGGCAGACCGCACCTAATGGCAAATACGCCAGCCAAGACGAAGAGCAGGACACCTATTCGTTCCATGGCCTTATGACCGTCGGCGATGATGGTCGCTATGCGTTCACCACCGTGAAGCCGGTTGAATACACTGTTCCCGACGATGGCCCTGTTGGCGATATTCTACACATATGCGGTCGCCATCCATGGCGTCCTTCGCATCTGCACTACATCGTGACCGCCCCCGGTTACCGATCGCTGGTCACCGAGATTTTCCCAGACGACGACCCTTATCTGGATCAAGATACCGTCTTCGGAGTCCGTGACGATCTGGTGATGACATACGTCAAAAAGCCAGCATCGGAATTCCCAGAAGGCATGGAAATCTCAGGCGCAGTTGCCGAGGACTTTTTGCATGTAGAGTTTGACGTCACTTTGATGTCTGAAGACTAG
- a CDS encoding carbohydrate ABC transporter permease gives MAIVAQSSKFSTYGRPVLAWAVGLLFFFPIFWMVLTSFKTDADAVKPEFLFFFTPTLENYLNMTENYDYWRFARNSVISAVSATVFTLFVGVPAAYAMAFNPSRATKDVLMWMLSTKMLPAAAVLYPMIFLAKSIGLYDTHILVITVLSLINLPIAIWMLFTYFKEIPKDIIEAGKMDGVNTWGEIKEILVPLAWGGIASTALLVFIFCWNEAYWTVRLTTIDAATLSKLIEGNRAPEGLFFGRLSAVSTAAVGPIVVLGWFCQKQLVQGLTFGAVK, from the coding sequence ATGGCAATCGTTGCACAATCCTCGAAGTTCAGTACCTATGGACGGCCAGTTTTGGCTTGGGCTGTTGGACTTCTGTTCTTCTTCCCCATCTTCTGGATGGTTCTGACAAGCTTCAAAACAGACGCCGACGCGGTGAAGCCTGAATTCCTGTTCTTCTTCACCCCAACGCTTGAGAACTATCTCAACATGACCGAGAACTACGACTATTGGCGCTTTGCCCGTAACTCTGTCATCTCGGCCGTTTCAGCGACAGTATTTACATTGTTCGTTGGCGTCCCCGCAGCTTACGCGATGGCGTTCAATCCAAGTCGTGCGACCAAAGACGTTCTGATGTGGATGTTGTCGACCAAGATGCTTCCTGCAGCAGCGGTATTGTATCCGATGATCTTTCTCGCCAAAAGCATCGGGTTGTATGACACGCATATCCTGGTCATCACCGTGCTGAGCCTGATCAACCTGCCGATCGCAATCTGGATGCTGTTCACCTACTTCAAGGAAATCCCGAAGGACATCATCGAAGCGGGCAAGATGGACGGCGTGAACACCTGGGGCGAGATCAAAGAGATCCTTGTTCCCCTTGCATGGGGCGGCATCGCGTCAACTGCGCTTTTGGTCTTCATCTTTTGCTGGAACGAAGCCTACTGGACGGTTCGCCTCACCACCATCGACGCGGCGACACTCTCTAAGCTCATTGAAGGCAACCGGGCCCCTGAAGGTCTGTTTTTCGGACGCCTTTCAGCAGTCTCAACCGCAGCCGTCGGACCAATCGTTGTCCTAGGATGGTTCTGCCAGAAACAACTTGTCCAAGGCTTGACCTTCGGCGCTGTGAAATAA
- a CDS encoding TRAP transporter large permease — MSPIEIGLISVIAIVFLIYAGVYIPIALGMVSFVSIWLMRDNFTLALNLLKIAVGDSAMEYSFATIPLFTFMGLIVSKAGLGRDIYEVMTMRFRKVKGGIGMATVGANAVFAAVTGSSIASASVFTKVSVPQMLAQDYNPRFAVGVVAGSSVLGMIIPPSAMLIIYSFVSEQSVGDMFLAGVIPGIMLAIAYVGAIWFMGRYTPNFVGGRVVQDTEWMSGREIASKTLPTLGLITIVLGGIYTGWLTAVEAGATGALVALIIAAFRKSMSARSFWEALLETGHITAAILFLITAASIYSRMLGLAGLPNQLQDILAGNAASFWTVMLVYVLLMLFLGTLLDTASIILIVVPLFLPLVEALDLSLIWFGIITVVGAEIGLLTPPLGISCFVIKSTINDDRISLKDVFMGALPFAFVMLIVLFILIAFPVLSLALI; from the coding sequence ATGAGCCCTATTGAGATTGGCCTCATCTCGGTCATTGCCATTGTCTTTCTGATCTACGCAGGCGTCTACATTCCGATCGCATTGGGCATGGTGTCCTTTGTGTCGATCTGGCTGATGCGGGACAACTTCACGCTCGCCTTGAACCTACTGAAAATCGCGGTCGGCGACAGCGCGATGGAATACAGCTTCGCGACGATCCCGCTCTTTACCTTTATGGGGCTCATAGTCTCCAAAGCGGGGTTGGGCAGGGACATTTACGAAGTCATGACCATGCGCTTTCGCAAGGTCAAAGGCGGTATCGGCATGGCGACTGTCGGGGCAAACGCGGTCTTCGCAGCTGTCACTGGGTCGTCGATTGCGTCGGCTTCTGTGTTCACCAAAGTGTCAGTGCCGCAGATGTTGGCCCAAGATTATAACCCGCGCTTTGCCGTTGGCGTCGTTGCTGGGTCGTCAGTTCTGGGTATGATCATTCCGCCCTCGGCAATGCTGATCATCTACTCATTTGTGTCGGAGCAGTCGGTTGGGGATATGTTCCTTGCAGGCGTTATTCCGGGCATCATGCTGGCCATCGCCTATGTCGGCGCAATTTGGTTCATGGGGCGCTACACCCCGAATTTTGTTGGCGGCCGCGTTGTCCAAGATACCGAATGGATGTCTGGGCGAGAGATCGCGTCGAAAACGCTTCCGACCCTCGGACTGATTACCATCGTTCTGGGTGGGATCTATACTGGCTGGCTGACAGCAGTTGAAGCAGGCGCGACCGGTGCTCTTGTCGCCCTGATCATTGCGGCCTTCCGCAAGTCGATGTCCGCCAGATCGTTTTGGGAGGCCTTGCTTGAAACAGGTCACATCACCGCAGCGATCCTCTTCCTTATCACCGCCGCGTCGATTTACAGCCGAATGCTGGGTCTGGCCGGCTTGCCTAACCAACTACAGGATATCCTAGCAGGAAATGCCGCGTCATTCTGGACGGTCATGTTGGTCTATGTGCTGCTGATGCTGTTCCTTGGCACTTTGCTGGATACGGCATCGATCATCCTAATCGTCGTTCCTTTGTTCCTGCCGCTTGTCGAAGCGCTTGATCTGTCGCTGATTTGGTTCGGCATCATCACAGTGGTCGGCGCGGAGATCGGACTTTTAACACCACCGCTTGGGATATCGTGTTTCGTGATCAAGTCGACGATCAACGATGACCGCATTTCGCTTAAAGACGTCTTCATGGGTGCGTTGCCCTTCGCCTTTGTCATGCTCATCGTCCTGTTCATCCTGATCGCCTTCCCGGTCCTCAGCCTCGCCTTGATTTAA
- a CDS encoding carbohydrate kinase family protein — MILCCGEALIDMIPEQTVQGPDGYVPRSGGAIFNTAIGLGRLGCRTGLLSGISTDVFGHQLMADLRASNVDTRYVIRSDRPTTLAFVKLSDGQASYTFFDENSAGRMIEARDLPAEIGDVSAMFFGGISLACDPGAETYVQFAVAHARNCVVMVDPNIRPSFIGDEQKFRDRIDRMLRLADIVKVSDEDLNWIIQSTDSLEAKVAQLQKIGPSVVLLTRGSSGAQAWLPDGRSIFVASQKVDVVDTVGAGDTFNAGVLASLSEAGLLTKTAIQTVQENDVAEAIGFGARAAAITVSRAGANPPWRDELY; from the coding sequence ATGATCCTTTGCTGTGGAGAAGCCCTTATCGACATGATCCCTGAGCAAACAGTTCAGGGTCCGGATGGCTACGTGCCGCGATCGGGCGGTGCGATATTCAATACGGCTATTGGCTTGGGTCGTCTGGGGTGTCGCACTGGTCTGTTGAGTGGCATATCGACAGATGTGTTCGGACATCAGCTTATGGCCGATCTGAGGGCAAGCAATGTCGATACCCGTTATGTCATTCGGTCAGATCGTCCTACGACATTGGCATTCGTCAAACTGTCCGACGGTCAGGCGTCGTATACATTTTTTGACGAGAATTCCGCGGGCCGGATGATCGAAGCTCGTGATTTGCCTGCCGAAATAGGAGACGTTTCCGCCATGTTTTTCGGCGGCATCAGTCTGGCCTGCGATCCGGGCGCTGAAACTTACGTGCAATTTGCTGTAGCGCATGCGCGCAACTGTGTCGTGATGGTTGACCCCAATATACGGCCCAGTTTCATTGGAGATGAACAGAAATTTCGAGACCGCATTGATCGGATGCTCAGGTTGGCAGATATTGTGAAAGTCTCTGACGAAGACTTGAATTGGATCATTCAGAGTACGGACTCGCTTGAAGCGAAAGTCGCGCAATTACAGAAAATTGGACCTTCCGTTGTCCTTTTGACCCGCGGCAGCTCAGGTGCTCAAGCATGGTTGCCGGATGGACGATCAATCTTTGTCGCCAGTCAGAAAGTCGATGTCGTCGACACTGTCGGTGCGGGTGACACCTTCAATGCCGGCGTGCTCGCAAGCCTTTCTGAAGCAGGCCTGCTTACGAAAACTGCTATTCAAACGGTGCAAGAAAACGATGTCGCTGAGGCAATTGGTTTCGGTGCACGTGCCGCTGCAATTACTGTCAGCCGAGCGGGGGCAAACCCACCGTGGCGTGATGAGCTATATTGA